Proteins found in one Isachenkonia alkalipeptolytica genomic segment:
- a CDS encoding RidA family protein, with the protein MNIKRYEGTGRMSRAVVHHDTVYLCGQTCGEANTDVKEQTKVVLEKIEKLLNQYGSDKNHILSTTIYLKNIEDFSEMNEVWDNWVEAGFEPARACVEARMAREDLLVEMTVVAALKA; encoded by the coding sequence ATGAACATTAAACGATATGAAGGAACGGGAAGGATGAGCCGGGCAGTGGTGCATCATGATACGGTGTATTTGTGCGGACAAACCTGCGGGGAGGCAAACACCGACGTAAAAGAGCAGACCAAGGTGGTCTTGGAGAAAATTGAAAAACTGCTGAACCAATATGGTTCCGATAAAAATCATATTCTGTCCACCACCATTTACTTAAAAAATATAGAAGATTTCAGTGAAATGAATGAAGTTTGGGACAACTGGGTGGAAGCGGGTTTTGAACCGGCAAGGGCCTGCGTGGAAGCCAGGATGGCAAGGGAAGACCTGCTCGTTGAAATGACCGTGGTAGCGGCGTTGAAAGCCTAA